DNA sequence from the Enterobacteriaceae endosymbiont of Donacia cincticornis genome:
TTTGACTATATCACCAATTTTTAAATTTTTGGGAGATAAAATATATTTTCTTACACCATCTTTATATTTAATTAACGCAATATTAGCAGAACGATTTGGATCATATTCTATATGTTCTACTATAGCAGGAATATTATCTTTATTTCTTTTAAAATCTATAATACGATATAATTTTTTATGTCCTCCTCCAATATGACGAGTTGTAATTCTACCATTATTATTTCTTCCCCCTGATTTATATTTTTTTTCTAGTTGAGGATAAAATGGTTTTCCTTTATATAAAAGGTTATTAACAACTTTAACCATATGTCTTCTACCAGGAGATGTAGGTTTATATTTTTTAATTGTCATTTTTTAAAAATTTAATCCTTAAAAATTTTTATTTGTATTAAAATTAATTTTTTGATTTTTTTCTAACATTATATATGCTTTTTTCCAACTTTTTTTTTTAAATATATATTTTTTATTTTTTTTACTTTTCCCTTTAACAATTAAAGTATTAATATTTTTTACTTTTATATTAAACATTTTTTGTATTACTTTTTTAATATCTATTTTATTTGCTTGTTTTAAAACTTTAATAACTATTGTATTTGTTTTTTCTGCAATAAAAGAAGATTTTTCAGATGTATATGGTCCTTGAATAATTTTAAAATCAGATTCTTTTAAATTCATTTTAATATCTCTTCTATATGTTTAATTGCACTAACAGTTATAATTATTTTATGATAATTAATTAAATCAATAGGACTAATATTAATTGAATTTGTAATTTTAATATTATATAAATTACGAGATGCTAAAAATAAATTTTGATTAATTAATGTTGTAATAATCATTATTTTTTTTGATGAATATTTTTTTAATTTCACAATTAAAGTTTTAGTTTTCGGTTCTTTTATAAGAAAATTTTTTACTAAAATTATTCTATTTTCTTTAATTAATTTTGAAAAAATACTTTTTAGTGCATTACGAAACATTTTTTTATTAATTTTTTTATTATAAATTTTATTTTTTGCTGCAAAAGTTACACCTCCAGAACGCCAAATAGGACTTTTTACAGATCCTGCTCTTGCTTTTCCTGTTCCTTTTTGTTTCCATGGTTTTTTATTAGATCCTTTAACTTCTCCTTTTGTTTTTTGTGATTTAGTACCTTGTCTACCTATTGTCCTATAAGATTCTACAACCTGATGTATTAGTGTTTTGTTATAATTCCTATTAAAAATAATATTTGAAACTATAACTGTATCTTTTGTATCTTCTGTTATAATTTCCATTTTGATCCTAAAATTAATATATTTTATTATTTGATTAAGTTTTTATTGCTGGTTTTACAATAACATTACTACCAGTGTAACCAGGTACAGCACCTTTTATAAGTAATAAGTTTTTAATAAAATCTAATTTTATAATATGTAGATTTTGTATAGTAATTTTTTTATTACCTAATTGACCCGCCATTTTTTTACCCTTAAATACTTTACCTGGAGTTTGATTTTGTCCAATAGATCCAGGAACTCTATGTGAGAGAGAATTTCCGTGGCTAGAATCTTGTGTTTTAAAATTCCATCTTTTAACAGTACCTGAAAATCCTTTTCCTTTTGATATACCAGTAACATCTACTTTAACTATTTGTTTAAAAATATCAATATTAATATTTTGACCTACAAAAAATTTGTTTATATTATATTCTTGAATATGATATTCCCATAAAATAGAACCAGCTGTAGTTTTTGCTTTTAAAAAATGTCCTATTTCAGATTTTTTAACATGACTAGTTTTTTTAAAACCTGTAGTCATTTGAATCGCATTATATCCATCATTTAAAACAGTTTTAATTTGAGTTACACGTATATTTTCAAATTGTAT
Encoded proteins:
- the rplW gene encoding 50S ribosomal protein L23; translation: MNLKESDFKIIQGPYTSEKSSFIAEKTNTIVIKVLKQANKIDIKKVIQKMFNIKVKNINTLIVKGKSKKNKKYIFKKKSWKKAYIMLEKNQKINFNTNKNF
- the rplD gene encoding 50S ribosomal protein L4, translated to MEIITEDTKDTVIVSNIIFNRNYNKTLIHQVVESYRTIGRQGTKSQKTKGEVKGSNKKPWKQKGTGKARAGSVKSPIWRSGGVTFAAKNKIYNKKINKKMFRNALKSIFSKLIKENRIILVKNFLIKEPKTKTLIVKLKKYSSKKIMIITTLINQNLFLASRNLYNIKITNSINISPIDLINYHKIIITVSAIKHIEEILK
- the rplC gene encoding 50S ribosomal protein L3, which codes for MIGLMGKKMGMTRIFTKEGSSIPITVIQFENIRVTQIKTVLNDGYNAIQMTTGFKKTSHVKKSEIGHFLKAKTTAGSILWEYHIQEYNINKFFVGQNINIDIFKQIVKVDVTGISKGKGFSGTVKRWNFKTQDSSHGNSLSHRVPGSIGQNQTPGKVFKGKKMAGQLGNKKITIQNLHIIKLDFIKNLLLIKGAVPGYTGSNVIVKPAIKT